Part of the Halorhabdus utahensis DSM 12940 genome, AGTTGAATCAACTATTGGGTCTCTTTTAGTTCCAGGAAGATCAATAGAGTGTAGTTTCCCATGGCCGTTGTCGGCCAGCGCCTGTAGTATTGTCACGGAACTGGTTCCCGTATGAACACCTGTCTCAACAACTATTTCGGGCTCCACAGCTCGACAAGTCAAATAAAAGAGCAGGGCATGCTCGGGTACCGCAAAGTGTGAGATAAAATCTCCCGTTGATTTTACGGACTCGATGATTGTCTTAGATTTTTTCAAACCATTATAATATTCCCGAACCACAGAATGGTCCTCCTCAAGGACTCCGCTTACCATCTCTATAACAGCAGGATGGGTGTGTCGCCGGCGGTACAATTTCCTAATCTGATCATGTATATGAGAGGGGATTTTTGAGGGAGATTGAATTGCTTTCAAAACGGCTGACTCTGTCATGTAGTTATCCCATATGCATCTGACACAAATATATTTTCATCCTCTGGATAGAGGACTTTGATCGTAATCAATGTGTCGCAACGCAAAGTAATATACAGGTTTATTAATTTGTATATAATTGTGAGTAAAAGAGCTGTCGATTGCGTTCGTGATAACCTTTGTCAGTACAGTGGGCAACCAAACATTTGTCGTCAAAGGCTGAACAAAGTAGTCTACACCCCGAATCAATTCTCTTGCAATTTTAATGATTTATCTACACGTGAATGTTGAACCATTATCAATAGTTCTGATAGTTAAAACATCACTCGTTTATATATTGCTGCAATTCTATCAGGATCAAACTCCTTACTACGCTCTCTAAGTTTCGTTGTGTCTGTTGGGTTTCTGAGCTCGTTACGAATCGCATGAGCCAAACCGTCTGGATCCCCGACTGGAGCCAATTTCCCAAACTCTCCATCAGAAAGGACCTCTGCTGGTCCGACCGGACAGTCCGTCGCTACGACTGGCGTACCAACCATCATTGCTTCAACGATCACGTTTCCAAACCCTTCCCACCGAGAACTGAGAACGAACAAGTCGGCAGCGGAGAAATATGGATAAGGGTCACTAACATATCCCTCAAACGAAACGGATTGTTCGATCCCGAGATTGGCAGCCAACTTTTTGAGATTGGGCGTCTCCGATCCCTCGCTCAATAGAACGAGTTTTGTGTTGACTCTGTCACTCTTGAATTTAGCCACCGCATGGAGAAGAGTTGAGAAATCCTTTTGAGGTTCATGTCTACCAACCGCTAACAAAACTGGACCAGAATCTTCGAACCAAGGATTGGGTGGAGATTGAAGATCTGATTCATCTGGTCTGCGGACCGGATTATGGATTGTCTGGATTAACTCCTCTTTCAATCCCAAATCGTCTTGAAGTTCGCTTGCGATACCGTTTGAAACTGCGACGACTCGATTCGCTCGTGGATATAACCGAGCTGCTGCAGATAGAATGAGCTGGTCCTTCCTTCCACATTCACGATTGGAGATCGTGGTGTGCTCTGACACCACAATCTTTGCAGGCTGATATGCCATCTCATTCGCAAGTATTGCTGCAACGTTTGTGTGAGTCATAAACGACAATACGGCATCTGGTTGCGTCTTTCGCAAATATTGCGAAAAGTAGGGAATACTCGTTAGAACTCGAGATTGATCTAGAGATGCGTGTTTGACAGAATCATCGAGCTGATCCGAAATATCGTCACCAGAAGTCGCTGTTATAAGGCTAGTTTTGATCCCTGATCGTGAGAAGGCGTTAGCCAAAATAACCGCAACTTGCTCTGCTCCGCCATATGTGAGAGAGGGGATGAACAAGACAATATGACGATCCGAAGAGTCCATAATTGCATATCGGATATCCGGCATCATATAACGCTTGGTTTTCCAGGTAACGTCACAACTCAGCCATTCATGTTTACGTATTTGAGGGCGTATTAATGACTGATAGTGAGGCGGTGTTCAGATGAGGTTTGAAGAGTGAGGCGTGCGTTTTCAAAGCGGTCATGCCCGAAAGCGCACGCTTCAGCGGTAATATCGACCAGATAGACTTAGCGTTTGTGGAGCGCGAAGCGACACCGCGATTGCTGATGAAGCTCAGTATTCAGGTGCACCTGGCTGGACTATCGCTTTCGAATACTGTTTCGATTCTTGGGGTATTCGGTGTCCAGCGCGCTCGTTCAACTGTTCACAACTGGGTTCACAAGGGCGATCTACAGCCCGAAACCGGATGAAGCCCGGATCACGTTGCGGTTGATGAAACCGTGATCCGACTCGACGATGAGAAGTATTGGCTGTACGCCGCCGTCGATCCAGAAACAAACGAATTGCTGCATACAAAGCTTGAACCGAGCACTAACTCGGCGTTTGCTCACGCGTTCTTCCACGAGCTGCGTGAGAAACACGATGTTGACGACGCGGTGTTTCTCATCGATGGATCGCACTCGTTGAAAGACGCCTGTAATCGACACGGCCTCGATTTCAGCATCGAACGCGCTGGAAATCGGAACAGTGTCGAACGTATCTTTCGTGAGGTAAAACGCAGAATATCTTCGTTCTCAAACTGTTTCAGTCACGCCGCTGCAGAAACAGCTGACGACTGGCTCAAATCATTCGCATTCGCATGGAACCAGCTTATGGGAACACTACCCTAAACCTTCCACAAACTATAGCTATCTGGTTACGTGATAGAATAACAGATCCGTCTGAGCAGATCACTCCCTCATAAGACCATCGTACAGTTCCTGGAAGTTCTCAACCATCATTTCGAGACTGAACGAGGATACCGCCCGCTCGTGGGCGGTAGCGGCATGCTCGCCAGCTAACTCCGAATATTCGACATACTGAATGATTGCCTCCGCCAATTCCTCCACATCGCCGACCGGAACGTGAGTCCCGTGGACGCCATCTTCGACCAGCTCTGAACAGCCATCGACTGGAGTCGTCACGATCGGCAGTTCGGCACACATCGCCTCCAGGAGCGCGCCAGGTAATCCTTCGTAGTACGTCGGAAACGCGAAGACGTCGAACAGTGCCAGCAGTTCCGGCACGTCATCACGTCGCCCCAGAAGATGCACAGAATCCCCACATTCGAGTTGGTCTACTTCCCGCCGGAGTCGGTCGTATTCGGGTCCATCACCTACCAGAACCAACTGTGCATCGTCCGAATGGGCACGAATCGAAGGCCATGCAGCAATCAGATCGTGGTGCCCCTTCCGACGAATGAGCCGTCCGACAGTGCCGACGACCGGGCCCTCGGGGAGTCCCAGACGATTGCTATATCCGTCCGGAACTGGCTGGTGGTAACGATCGACATCCCGACCGTTGGGAATCACCGAAACGCACTCCGCCGACGCGCCACGGGAGATGATCCACTCGGCACCCGCCTCGGAGTTCGAAACGATGGCATCAGAGAGCCTCAACGTCGTCCGATCGATCCACTCACGATGTCGTGGTCGACTGTCGGGCACGGCCCGAACGCCGGTAATCACCGTTGTCTCCGGACTGACGAGTCCGGCCAACCGTGCGAGCGTATTATCGAAAAACAAAAACGACTGGAGAAGCGGTGGTCGTTCACGACGGACTGCCCGGACGAACCGAATCGGGGCTCGAACGTCAGCTTTCGATTGAGCACCGAGCGATCGCACGGGGACGTCTTCCGGGACAGCATCAGCTAGCGGCCCCGGCTCTGCGATCGTCCAGATGACTGGATCGAACCTGTCGTCGAGTCTCGACACCAGATCGACCAGCGTTCTTTCGGCACCGCCGACCGTGAGCGTCCCGATAAGATACCACACTGGTATCGAATCGTCGTCGCTCCTTTGGAGCACGGCTCATTTTGAGACGGCAACCGAATTATGCCTACCGTTTCCCCCTTGATAGTTGATTGGCAACCCCGTGAATCGTCGGGTTTAATTGATTCGCATTATTCAAGGCATGATTTCATCGAAGGTATAAGTCTCGTGCTGGACTGATAGGCAGGCCAGTGAAAAGATATTACTCTATCCCTGTGCCATTACTGTTGTATGGCGCTTTTGGCCGTCGTCTTTGCTCTCATCGTTCTCCTCCTTGTGACACGATACACGGATCTTCCTTGGTATCGACCAGCAGCTCTCGTTGCATTTCTCGGTCACGTCTTCGTCGCGCTCGTCGTTCTCCCCCGATTGCCCTACCGATGGGATATCGCACAGTTTCATCAGACAGCGAGCGAAATCGCGACAGGGTCATTCACGTCTGGATCCTCGACTGTGAGTTCGTTCGGAGGATTCCAGGCCCTCACGTACACCGTCTTCAGCCCACAACCCGAAACCATCGCGATATTCAGCGGGTTATTCGCCGTCCTGACAGTAATACCCATCTCGTCTCTTGTCCGCCAGCTGTACCCGTCACGAACGGAATCGCGACTCGGTCTCGTGCTCATCGTGCTGTTCGCACCGCTGCAGTTTCTGTTCCTCAGCCTCCCAATGCGAGATGGGTTATCTGTCCTGCTGTTTTTCTCACTCCTCAGTGTAGCCCTCCGGGCGCTCAAGACACACCAGCTGAGGTCTGTAGCCGTTGCCATTCCACTTTGGGGCATGCTGTACCTATTGCGACCCGAACTTGCGCTCGTGTTTGTACTCGGTAGCCTAGCAAATGTGATCGTCAAAGTGGTCCAGACGACCACTGACGATTTGTCGCTTACGTCACTTACGGCAGTAATCGGTACTGCCGGTGCGATCGGATTCGGGTTGTTCGCAGAAGTCCTCTATTCGTTCGAGAGTGCAAACGCACAAATGACAGGACGGTCGAGCGGTGGGGCCGTCTATCTCGACGGAATGGAATACGCCTCCTGGTTCGACTTTCTCCTCGCTGCACCGGTACGGGCTATCTATTTTCAGTTCGCCCCGTTTCCGTTGCACGTCGAGTCGATATTTCACTTCTTGGCCTTCACCGTCTCTGTAGCTGTCATTGTTCTCACCGTGGCTGCTGCTCGATCGCTTTACGAATGCCGGTTGGACGAGACAACTGCTGTGTTTCTCGTCGTCATTTACTTCGCGGGAATCGTCGGGTATGGAACGATCAACGCAAACTTCGGGACGAATGTCCGCCACCGGATCGTCTTCGATTTCTTGCTGCTCGGGTTCGCTTTGCCGGTGATACAGCACTGGGAATTACATATTCGTGAGTGGCTCGGTATAATTCCACGTCAACGCCGTAAGCGTGACGAAAAGAAGCGCGAAACTTAAGAATTTAACCGGGGCTTGCATACTCGAACTCAAGACTCTGAAGAGACTCCCCAGTAATCCGATGGTGATGATCGCGGCCAGAACTCTCTCATCCCCGAGCAGACGTGCGATCGTACTATGCTTTGTCCAGACCAGCAACTTTGATGCTACCCAGTAAAGCAGAGAATTCCGAACCACATCGGCGATATCCGATGGCATAGCTGTATGATTGGCAGTGTTCGCCTTATGGATTCTTGTTACGACTGGTCTCATCGATGGATGTCTACAAATATTAAATGAATATATATTCAGATAGTTCGGTTATTTGACCATCAGCATGAATCCATGGAGATGGCCGACATCGAACAGAACAAGGATGATGTCGTCGCGGATCTCGATGCTCGACTAAACGAGTGGCTCGATTCCTTCGAGCATGCTGACCCGGACGGCGAAATCATAATGTCCGAAAACACAAAAGCACGCCTCGAGGACCTTAGCTACCTGCAGGACTACCGCCATTCGGTGACGCCAACGCGCTCGGTTCCCCCAACCAATGAATCGAATCTTGCTCGCAGTATCAACAACCCATTCGCAGCCGGCGTCGTCCGCCCGAAGTCCAACGTACCGAACCCCGAACGTCCACCCCGTCTCGGGCGATAATACGAGCCACCTGGGTGGGAATGAAAGGGGCTGCTCGCTCGCGTTCATGGAGTCGCCTGTGCGGCCACTATCCGGGCGAACGTCGTGAGCGAGGATATGTAGCACAGCGACCGCGAGCGAGCACGGGCTTTCACCATCCATCTCGTTCCTGTATCGCTACAACAGCGCGTACACAGGACGTGCCGATCGTGACAGCCAACGTCGATCACGTCGGGCGTATCGACAACGTGCTAGTGATCGACTGGACGACACTGTGATTGGCCATCGTTCCAGGCCGCACGGCAGACACGTACCGCGACCGCTAGAAGGCAGAATCGAACAGATCGGACAGAGAAAACAACTGTACATCGTCCCGCACGTCGGCAGTACGTTCGAGGTCGTCCGTGTAGCCCGAGCGGCTGAACAACACGTACAGCGTCTCCCCGTCCACAGGCGCCCCGGACCATCGGACTTCGGACGTGGTTCGTTCGAGGTCCGCGAAAACGCCTTCACTGACCTGCCGGGAGGTGAACGTGCACTCGCCAGCGACGAGCCCTTCGTCCGCGAGCCCGAGGACGTCGAGTTCGTGTTCCCGGAACCACCACTGTCTGACGTTGCAGAATTGTCGATCGACGAGACCGGGGAGCGCGCGCTGGCAGAGCTGTTCGGCTATAACGACCTATTCGGAAATCACTATTTCTTTCTACTGCTGTCACAACATCGAGGATCAAAATCGGAGGTCACACGACAATCTCGAGTATCTACAGAGGGGGCGACGCCACCCAAACCCCTACAGCCCCTCCAGAACCTCAGTCGTCCGACCGACCGTCTCCGCCCAGTCGAACCGACCCTCGACCCGAGATCGCGGATCACCGACGCCACCGTCAAGCACCGTCTCGATTCCCGCCACGAACCCCTCAACGTGCCCGACCGAGACCGTCACTCCAGCACCCCCAACCACAGGCGCGACTTGTTCCAGATCGCTCACCACCACGGGCAACCCGGAAGCCATCGCTTCCAACACAGTCCGTGGCAGCCCCTCAGCTCGACTCGGCAACACGAGCACGTCCCCGGACCGATACACCTGCGGCATCTCCTCGTAGGGAACCTGCCCCAGGAACGTCACCTCCTCACCAGCCATCGCCTCCAGCTCCGACCGCATCGGCCCGTCGCCGACCATGTACAGTTTCGCGTCCAGTTCGTCAGGCAACCGCGCCACCGCCCGCACCGGGTCCTGCGGTCGCTTCCCCTCGACCAGCCGCCCGACGAACAACACCACACTCCCATCGTGTTCGATCCGGTCACTCTCATCCCCCGCAGGCGTAAATCGCTCCGTGTCCACACCGTTCGACACGACTTCGATCCGGGAGTCCACGCCGAACTCCCGCACCCGATCGCGATCCTCGTCCGTGTAACAGAACACCACGTCAGCTTGCTCAAAGGTCCACTGACCCACGCTCCGCAGATACAGGTCGAACACCCACTTGGGTGCACTCTGGGAATACAGTCCGTGGTTCGTCAGCGCCAGCGGCACGTCCCCCAGTCGACGCCGTAGCGCGGCCAGGTTCGTCGAGAAGTACAGGTGCGAGTGGGCATGCACCACGTCGAAGTCATTCGCCGAGAAGAGATACCGTGCCAGCCCGGGACTGATGTCGTTCCCCAGCGCGGAACACGCAGGATCGTAGCGCACCACCGTGTACCCTGCACGCTTCTCGAAGTGGGGAAGCGACTCGTCGTGACGGACGGTCAGCAGCGTGACGTCGTGGCCCATCGCGGCCTGGTCACGACTCATCGCGTGGACGTGATAGGTCCCGCCGCCGGGGACCTCGGGGTAGACCTTCTGGGCGACCCGCAGGATGCGCATATACCTCGGATTCCGGTCGCCCGGACAAGAAAACACCGGATCGAGAAAGACGGACGTTCCGATCGAGTACACGCTTGTCGAATACCGTTTACCGTCTACGATAGTTCCAAAACATGCAACGAGAGACTACCGTCGCTCTTCAAGCTCCTCGAGCGCACGGCGGAATCGCTCGTCGTTGACCGGCGAACCAGCACTCGACAGCTCCGCCAGCACGCCGGCGTACGTCTCGAACCTCTCTTGGTCGAGATCGGCCGCGATGACACAGTCGACGTACCCATCGAGCGCGGACTGAAGCGCCCGGGCGTGGTGATCGTACGCACCGTCGATCCGTCCCTCGTTCTCGTCGATCGCCGTGAAAATCGCGCGGTAAACGGCTGCGGCCGCGAAATGACGGTCCCGCTCGCGGTATCGCTCTGCCATCTCGAAGAACCGCCAGAAGTCGATCGCGTCCGTGACGGCCGGGTGGTCCTGTGTGTACTGGTCGAACAGCGCCTCGATCTCGTCCCGAAGTTCTTCGAACGAGACCGCAGCGTCGCCGTACCGGGCAAGAAACCGATCCCGGAGGGCTGGCCGTTCAGCGAGCACGGCGCGAACGAACGCCCGCAGGTCCGCGGGCGAGACATCGTCGAGCACCGCCGTGACGCGCTCGCTGTCGTCCGCTGGCGGGTCAGCAGCGATCTCCAGCAGGACTGCCACGACGTGCTTGCAGTCGCCCGGGCCGTCGTAGGGACACGTACATCGTGACTCGATGTTGGATTCGTCTAGTTCGACGGTTACGTCGTACTGACTTGATCCCTGAACGATCGCCGTAACGACATCGCCGAATCGATCGATTCGGCGGATCCGGCCGTCGGTTCGATAGTGCTGCCCGCGTTCGAACACCGCGTCGGTACACCGATCTCGGATCCATGCCTCGTCGATTTGCATAGAATTACTATTTGGAGGGCATGATTCGGGAATCGATAGTTCTTGTCGCTCTACTGGTTTTGTCCGACAGTCATCGGCTACTCCGTCGCCTTCAGATTGTGAACGACGTCGAGCCGATCGATTATCTCCGCAGTCGGTTCGATCGCCTCGACGATCGCCTCCACAGACTTGTAGGCCATCGGGGCCTCGTCGAGCGTCGACTCACCAACGGACTCCGAATACACTTCCGCCATCGCGGTCTCGAAGTCCTCGACGTTGAGTGTCTCGTGAGCCTCGCGACGCCCCATCGTCCGGCCGGCCCCGTGGGGAGCCGTCTGGTGGGACCGTCGATTCCCCTTCCCACGTGCCAGTAGCGAGCCTTCGGCCATGTTGAAGGGGATGACGAGGCGCTGTCCGTCCCGGGCCGGCGTCGCGCCCTTTCGGATAGTCAGGTCGCGGAAGTCGACGTAGTTGTGGATCGACTGGAATCGATCGACAGGCTCGAGATCCAGCGCCGCACAGATAGCGTCGCTCATCAGCTCCCGGTTCCAGCGGGCGTACTGCTGGGCGAACAGCATGTCGACGAAGTAGCCGTGGGCCTCCTGACCTTCCAGCCAGTCGAGATCCTCGTTGCGATCTTCGAGAGCTTCCTGCGGCCGAGACAGCGCCCGGAAGACCTCGTCGACCTCCTCGCCGTCGAAGTCCGCCCGGATCGCGTCTTTGCGGACGTGCGATTTGCCCTTCCCGCCGGTGACCCACGCGAAGAGGTCCGCGTCGCTGACCGTCTCGGGGTCGAACTTCAGATACTCGGCGTATTCCTCGGGTATCGCCTCGCGGATCGCGTCGGCCTCGCGATACTGCGTCGCCTTCTCCTGCCAGTACTCGGCGACGGACTTGCCGAGATACCGCGAGCCGCTGTGGATCACCAGCCAGTACTCACCGGAATCGCGAGCCTTCGCGAACTCGACGAAGTGGTTGCCACCGCCGAGCGTGCCCGCACCGCGGATCACGTAACCCATGCCCTGCCGGGATCCAGCGAGCACGCGCCGGCACAGCGCCTTGAAGTACGCCCCATCGTAGCCCTCGAAGTCGAACTCGAGCGGGTCGATCGGGCGGCCGAAGCGCTCGCGGTAGGCGGCGTCAAAGCGTTCGAACACGTCGTTCGCCCCCTCGAACGGGAATTCCTCAACGAGATGCGGCGCGTCGTCGTAGTCGTGGACGGCCCGCCCCATCGGTACGGCCTCGCGCACCCGCCGCTCGCGTTCCGGGCCGTCAAGTGGTAGGTCCTCGCCGAGGTTCGTCGCGACCATACCACAGCCGACGTCGACGCCGACGATGTTGGGCACGACCCGGTCCGGCAAGGGCATGGTGAACCCGATGGGTGCGCCCGCGCCGACGTGGGCGTCGGGCATCATCCGGATCGGCTCGGTGAATGCAGGGTGGTCAACGAGCGTCCGGACCTGGTCGAGACAGTTGTCCTCGATGAGCGACTCCTCGTCGACGAGAAATTCGGCGGTCGTGTGTTCGCCTGTGATTTCGATTGGCATGATAGCGTCGTAGTTACGGAGGTGGCATTCAGTGTCGCGTTTCGACAGTCAGCGAGAGCCACCGATCGATGTTGTATTCCCATCTGACCCGACTCCCGTATAAAAAGATCGGGGAGATTGGAATACGAACGAAAACAACCTGGACGGATTGGTGACTGGAGGAACACAACACTCCAGTACCCGCAAGCAAATCGTTCGAATATGCACGCGTCGCTCCGGATCGCCACGCCCGCGGACGGGCCTGCGATCCGGTCGATCTACGCGCCGTACGTCGAATCGACGGCGATCACCTTCGAGACCGAAGTCCCGACGACAGAGGAGATGACCGACCAGATCGAGCAGACCCACGAGGCGTTCCCCTGGATCGTCTGTGAGACCGAGAACGAAGGCGTCGTGGGCTACGCGACGGCGAGTTCGCTCCGGTCGAAGGCGGCCTACGCCTGGGCGGTCGAACTCACAGTCTACGTCGACGACGACATCCAGCAATCGGGCGTCGGCACCGCACTATACACATCGCTGCTGGAAACCCTGCGCGAACAGGGCTACGTCGACGCGTACGCCGCGGTGACGCTGCCGAACTCGGCGAGTGTGAGCCTCCACGAGAACTTCGCGTTCGAGCCGGTGGGAACCTTTCCCGCGGCCGGGCACAAGCAAGGCTCGTGGCACGATGTCCAGTGGTGGCACCGACAGTTGGGCGAACATCCAGCCGATCCAGAGCCGCCAACGCCGATGGAGACGATGAAAGACTCGTCTGCACTCGAAACGGCGCTGCGATCGGGCGAGGCAGCGCTCGCGGACGAGTGATACCTTCGACCGAGCCGCAGACGTTCTGCGATGGACCGACGAACGACCAACTACCCGGCGAGCGGATCTGACTCGACCAGTGGCGTGACATGTTCGTGTTAACAGGCCTCATTCCAGGTGCTCCCAGAGCCTCGTCGGGTCGGTCTCGTTGAGTTCGGCGTTGGTCTGCATGGTTCGGAGTTCCGCGATACAGCCCTCAGCGACTAGGGAATCGCGTCGCGACCCACAGTCAGCGAGCAAGCCGAATCACAACCCGTTCATTCCTGGGACTCGAAGTATGTCCATGGACGGCCGATCCGACGAGCCGAGGGGATCCGTATGAACCGGCGACGCGCCGACATCGCGGCGGGGATCCTGCTCGGCGTGATGCTCCTCCTCGGCGGCGGACTCACCTGGAACGCGACCCGGCGGCGGACCGCCGACGGGACGATGGGTTCGATGATGGACACCTCGATGGGGTCGATGCACGGCCCGGACCCGCTGTGGTACGCCCTCGGAACGCTGGTGATCGCCGCCGTCCTGGGCGGACTCTATCTTCTCGTCCGGCCCGAATTCGGGGCGGGGCAAGCCGGGACACGATCCGGACAGACCGGGACTCGACCGGGGCAAGCCGAAACTCGGCCGGGACAGGCCGGGACGCAACCGGACCAGCCCCAGGCGACGCCAGCGTCGGAAGACGCCGCCGGACAGACGGACGAGGAATCGACCACAGACGACTCAGCCGCCGAGAGCGCCGAAACCGACGCGACCGACGGGCAGGCGACCGCTCCCGAGGCGAATCCGACCGGGCGCG contains:
- a CDS encoding class I SAM-dependent methyltransferase, which gives rise to MTESAVLKAIQSPSKIPSHIHDQIRKLYRRRHTHPAVIEMVSGVLEEDHSVVREYYNGLKKSKTIIESVKSTGDFISHFAVPEHALLFYLTCRAVEPEIVVETGVHTGTSSVTILQALADNGHGKLHSIDLPGTKRDPIVDSTSPYGTVKYELSDKSEVGEKVPESLRDNWELHLGSSDEILEPLLTDIGPIDIFCHDSDHSYENMMFEFNTAQEHLHSEGVVLSDDVDWNDAFMDFTNKYASVSDSLDDYVPDRWMKETTIAGIGKL
- a CDS encoding glycosyltransferase: MDSSDRHIVLFIPSLTYGGAEQVAVILANAFSRSGIKTSLITATSGDDISDQLDDSVKHASLDQSRVLTSIPYFSQYLRKTQPDAVLSFMTHTNVAAILANEMAYQPAKIVVSEHTTISNRECGRKDQLILSAAARLYPRANRVVAVSNGIASELQDDLGLKEELIQTIHNPVRRPDESDLQSPPNPWFEDSGPVLLAVGRHEPQKDFSTLLHAVAKFKSDRVNTKLVLLSEGSETPNLKKLAANLGIEQSVSFEGYVSDPYPYFSAADLFVLSSRWEGFGNVIVEAMMVGTPVVATDCPVGPAEVLSDGEFGKLAPVGDPDGLAHAIRNELRNPTDTTKLRERSKEFDPDRIAAIYKRVMF
- a CDS encoding glycosyltransferase; this encodes MLQRSDDDSIPVWYLIGTLTVGGAERTLVDLVSRLDDRFDPVIWTIAEPGPLADAVPEDVPVRSLGAQSKADVRAPIRFVRAVRRERPPLLQSFLFFDNTLARLAGLVSPETTVITGVRAVPDSRPRHREWIDRTTLRLSDAIVSNSEAGAEWIISRGASAECVSVIPNGRDVDRYHQPVPDGYSNRLGLPEGPVVGTVGRLIRRKGHHDLIAAWPSIRAHSDDAQLVLVGDGPEYDRLRREVDQLECGDSVHLLGRRDDVPELLALFDVFAFPTYYEGLPGALLEAMCAELPIVTTPVDGCSELVEDGVHGTHVPVGDVEELAEAIIQYVEYSELAGEHAATAHERAVSSFSLEMMVENFQELYDGLMRE
- a CDS encoding glycosyltransferase family 39 protein; amino-acid sequence: MALLAVVFALIVLLLVTRYTDLPWYRPAALVAFLGHVFVALVVLPRLPYRWDIAQFHQTASEIATGSFTSGSSTVSSFGGFQALTYTVFSPQPETIAIFSGLFAVLTVIPISSLVRQLYPSRTESRLGLVLIVLFAPLQFLFLSLPMRDGLSVLLFFSLLSVALRALKTHQLRSVAVAIPLWGMLYLLRPELALVFVLGSLANVIVKVVQTTTDDLSLTSLTAVIGTAGAIGFGLFAEVLYSFESANAQMTGRSSGGAVYLDGMEYASWFDFLLAAPVRAIYFQFAPFPLHVESIFHFLAFTVSVAVIVLTVAAARSLYECRLDETTAVFLVVIYFAGIVGYGTINANFGTNVRHRIVFDFLLLGFALPVIQHWELHIREWLGIIPRQRRKRDEKKRET
- a CDS encoding DUF234 domain-containing protein produces the protein MAEQLCQRALPGLVDRQFCNVRQWWFREHELDVLGLADEGLVAGECTFTSRQVSEGVFADLERTTSEVRWSGAPVDGETLYVLFSRSGYTDDLERTADVRDDVQLFSLSDLFDSAF
- a CDS encoding glycosyltransferase family 4 protein, whose amino-acid sequence is MRILRVAQKVYPEVPGGGTYHVHAMSRDQAAMGHDVTLLTVRHDESLPHFEKRAGYTVVRYDPACSALGNDISPGLARYLFSANDFDVVHAHSHLYFSTNLAALRRRLGDVPLALTNHGLYSQSAPKWVFDLYLRSVGQWTFEQADVVFCYTDEDRDRVREFGVDSRIEVVSNGVDTERFTPAGDESDRIEHDGSVVLFVGRLVEGKRPQDPVRAVARLPDELDAKLYMVGDGPMRSELEAMAGEEVTFLGQVPYEEMPQVYRSGDVLVLPSRAEGLPRTVLEAMASGLPVVVSDLEQVAPVVGGAGVTVSVGHVEGFVAGIETVLDGGVGDPRSRVEGRFDWAETVGRTTEVLEGL
- a CDS encoding SWIM zinc finger family protein, whose translation is MQIDEAWIRDRCTDAVFERGQHYRTDGRIRRIDRFGDVVTAIVQGSSQYDVTVELDESNIESRCTCPYDGPGDCKHVVAVLLEIAADPPADDSERVTAVLDDVSPADLRAFVRAVLAERPALRDRFLARYGDAAVSFEELRDEIEALFDQYTQDHPAVTDAIDFWRFFEMAERYRERDRHFAAAAVYRAIFTAIDENEGRIDGAYDHHARALQSALDGYVDCVIAADLDQERFETYAGVLAELSSAGSPVNDERFRRALEELEERR
- a CDS encoding RNA-splicing ligase RtcB; translated protein: MPIEITGEHTTAEFLVDEESLIEDNCLDQVRTLVDHPAFTEPIRMMPDAHVGAGAPIGFTMPLPDRVVPNIVGVDVGCGMVATNLGEDLPLDGPERERRVREAVPMGRAVHDYDDAPHLVEEFPFEGANDVFERFDAAYRERFGRPIDPLEFDFEGYDGAYFKALCRRVLAGSRQGMGYVIRGAGTLGGGNHFVEFAKARDSGEYWLVIHSGSRYLGKSVAEYWQEKATQYREADAIREAIPEEYAEYLKFDPETVSDADLFAWVTGGKGKSHVRKDAIRADFDGEEVDEVFRALSRPQEALEDRNEDLDWLEGQEAHGYFVDMLFAQQYARWNRELMSDAICAALDLEPVDRFQSIHNYVDFRDLTIRKGATPARDGQRLVIPFNMAEGSLLARGKGNRRSHQTAPHGAGRTMGRREAHETLNVEDFETAMAEVYSESVGESTLDEAPMAYKSVEAIVEAIEPTAEIIDRLDVVHNLKATE
- a CDS encoding GNAT family N-acetyltransferase, yielding MHASLRIATPADGPAIRSIYAPYVESTAITFETEVPTTEEMTDQIEQTHEAFPWIVCETENEGVVGYATASSLRSKAAYAWAVELTVYVDDDIQQSGVGTALYTSLLETLREQGYVDAYAAVTLPNSASVSLHENFAFEPVGTFPAAGHKQGSWHDVQWWHRQLGEHPADPEPPTPMETMKDSSALETALRSGEAALADE
- a CDS encoding helix-turn-helix transcriptional regulator produces the protein MNRRRADIAAGILLGVMLLLGGGLTWNATRRRTADGTMGSMMDTSMGSMHGPDPLWYALGTLVIAAVLGGLYLLVRPEFGAGQAGTRSGQTGTRPGQAETRPGQAGTQPDQPQATPASEDAAGQTDEESTTDDSAAESAETDATDGQATAPEANPTGRVLDLLPEDERQVLEPVFESPGITQIELRDRSSFSKSKVSQTVTDLEERGLLYRERQGRTYRIYPSEELGANRES